In a genomic window of Littorina saxatilis isolate snail1 linkage group LG6, US_GU_Lsax_2.0, whole genome shotgun sequence:
- the LOC138969489 gene encoding uncharacterized transporter YutK-like, which yields MESNHKHNNNNSKDTDPLNTPPDKEKETAILFENHLAPDDDNDSFYDSSDDDDDEKMREAACVNRVVIRLQRGVSRVTNAVNDRFGGHFLAIVCVLLYFAYFIYAMYYRFGDESSIRLLVCTILGVMIAVRHQVCKLVGRTSLARWWKGEKSPAAARRVHTVRFFTKWLLYGGVGAFMAYVIVDVAIKDADKLRSLPGIFVFLLICFLFSSAPAKVNWHTIYWSVGMQFILAVLVMRWQGGKNAVLWVQSRLDEFFANSKPASQLMFGEKYYDHYMIFGALPIVFLTNSALAMLYYLGAMQFLVKAIGNSLRFVLGTSAIESTGVAASIFMEGASAMLALRPYLGKLTHSELFALTSACLSSIGGAFLAILAQLGIPVEFMLPAMVISAPATFAVCKLIAPETRKAKKITFGGELPLDMQYSSILEAAQAGAISVVSLVANVVVVAFAFFALIAWANETCTWFGDRVGIQQLTMEKVLSYLFYPLALLMGVDLDDCRNVAMLMGLRLSSSNFVALLKMAQLVGNRHQFQQYSMIPNATVTYVGDHIILDQLNVTLIEGYISRRSEAIATYALCGFSGILSMFITLGIMTTLVPHRRKWLTSQAFTLLMAGNLANFMVGCFAGMLV from the exons ATGGAATCGAACCAtaagcacaacaacaacaacagcaaggaCACGGACCCTCTTAATACGCCACCAGACAAGGAGAAAGAAACGGCCATTCTGTTCGAGAACCATCTGGCGCcagacgacgacaacgacagcTTCTACGACAGcagcgacgacgacgatgatgagaAGATGCGCGAGGCGGCCTGTGTGAACCGCGTGGTCATCCGCCTGCAACGAGGGGTCAGCAGGGTGACCAATGCCGTCAACGACAGGTTCGGCGGTCACTTCTTGGCCATCGTCTGCGTCCTCCTCTACTTCGCCTACTTCATCTACGCCATGTATTACAG ATTCGGCGATGAGTCATCAATCCGTCTGCTGGTGTGTACAATACTTGGCGTGATGATCGCTGTACGTCACCAGGTCTGCAAGCTTGTTGGACGGACGAGCCTGGCACGCTGGTGGAAGGGGGAGAAATCACCTGCAGCTGCCCGCAGAGTCCACACGGTGCGCTTCTTTACAAAATG GTTGCTGTACGGCGGGGTGGGAGCCTTCATGGCCTATGTGATTGTGGACGTGGCCATCAAGGATGCTGACAAGCTTCGCTCTCTGCCCGGCATCTTCGTCTTTCTTCTCATCTGTTTCCTCTTCTCTTCGGCGCCAGCAAAG GTGAACTGGCACACGATCTACTGGAGTGTGGGCATGCAGTTCATCCTGGCCGTGCTGGTGATGAGATGGCAGGGAGGGAAGAACGCCGTGCTGTGGGTGCAATCCAGGCTGGATGAGTTCTTTGCCAACTCAAAGCCAGCTTCTCAACTCATGTTCGGAGAGAAGTACTACGATCACTACATGATCTTTGGG GCTCTGCCCATCGTGTTTCTGACCAACTCTGCCCTGGCCATGCTGTACTACCTGGGCGCCATGCAGTTCCTGGTCAAGGCTATCGGCAACTCCTTGCGCTTTGTGCTGGGTACCTCCGCCATCGAGTCCACGGGCGTGGCAGCATCCATTTTCATGGAAGGG GCTTCTGCTATGCTGGCGTTGCGTCCATATTTGGGTAAACTGACGCACTCAGAGTTATTCGCCTTGACCTCGGCCTGTTTGTCGTCCATAGGGGGCGCTTTCCTCGCCATTTTGGCGCAGCTCGGG ATCCCTGTAGAGTTCATGCTGCCAGCTATGGTGATCAGCGCGCCGGCAACATTTGCAGTCTGCAAGCTGATAGCTCCTGAAACACGCAAAGCCAAGAAAATCACGTTTGGTGGGGAGCTTCCACTTGACAT GCAGTACTCCTCGATCCTGGAAGCGGCGCAGGCAGGGGCTATCAGTGTGGTCAGCCTTGTGGCCAATGTGGTGGTCGTTGCGTTCGCCTTCTTCGCCCTCATCGCTTGGGCCAATGAGACCTGCACCTGGTTCGGGGACAGGGTGGGCATCCAGCAGCTCACCATGGAG AAAGTCCTATCCTACCTGTTCTACCCTCTGGCTCTTCTGATGGGCGTGGACCTGGATGACTGTCGTAACGTGGCGATGCTCATGGGCCTCCGGCTGTCCTCCTCCAACTTCGTGGCTCTGCTCAAGATGGCCCAGCTGGTGGGCAACAGGCATCAGTTCCAGCAGTACTCCATGATTCCCAACGCAACCGTGACCTACGTGGGTGACCACATCATCCTGGACCAGTTGAACGTCACGCTCATTGAAGGATATATTTCC AGACGCTCAGAGGCCATCGCAACATACGCACTGTGCGGCTTTTCTGGGATCCTGTCCATGTTCATAACACTGGGAATAATGACCACGCTGGTCCCACACCGCCGTAAATGGCTCACTTCCCAGGCCTTCACGCTTCTGATGGCAGGCAACTTGGCCAACTTCATGGTCGGCTGTTTTGCTG GTATGTTGGTGTGA